The sequence GTGATTGACGAGACACGCCCGCAGCACGGTGCGGCCTCCCAGGCTCGTGCCCGTGATGAAGAACTGTCCCCGTCGCTCGCACTCCTCCAGCAGCCGCGCGTTGAGCCGGTCCAGCGACGCCTCATCCCAGGTCCGTCCGGTGGCGGGGACATAGCGGAAGCACAGAATGGACAGCGTCACCGGCGCGAGCCGCTCGAAGTCGCGGGCCGCGTCCACCTCGTCTCCGAGCTGCCGCATGAGCTGGAGGTTGTCCGCGATGACGGCCTGGAGCTTGCGGCTGCCGTAGACCTGGAGCTGCATCCAGACCTTGAGCGCGCGGAAGGCCCTGGAGAGCTGGAAGGTGTGCCCCATCCAATCCCACCGCTCCTCGTTGTCGCTCCGCGCCCGCAGGTACGCGGCGGAGTAGGTGAATGCGTGGCGGAGGCTGTCCCAGTCACGGACGAGCGCGCAGCCCGCCTCGAACGGGACCTGCATCCACTTGTGCGGGTCGAGCGCCACGGAGTCCGCCCGCTCCAATCCCCTGAACAGCTCGCGCGCTCCGTCCACCCGCGCCGCCGCGGCGCCGTAGGCACCGTCGACGTGGAACCACAGCCCATGCCGCTCCGCGACGTCGGCCAGCGCCACCAGGTCATCCACGGCCCCGGAGTTCACCGTGCCCGCGTTGCCGATGATGCAGAAGGGCGTCAGGCCCGCCTCCACGTCGCGCCGCACCTCCTGCTCCAGTCGCGCCACATCCACGCGGAAGTCCGCGCCCACGGGCACCCTGCGCAGGTGCTTGCTTCCGAGCCCGAGCATCTCGACGGACTTCGTGACGCACGAGTGCGTCTCCGTCGAGGCATAGAGCGTCAGGGCCCGGCCTCCCGCGAGGCCGTGCTCCCGGACGCCGGGCGCCTGGACGTCGCGCGCCACCCGCAGGCAATACAGGTTGGCCTCGGAGCCGCCGCTCACCAGTGCGCCGCCGGCTCCGCTCCGGTAGCCGATGAATTCACCGAGCCACCGCACGGTGGTCCGCTCGACCTCTGCCGCCGCCGAGGCGAGGTGCCACTTGGCGCTGTTCACGTTGAGCCCGGCGCACAGCAGGTCCGCGAGGATTCCCACCTGACTGCCGCCAGACATGATGTACGCGAAGAAGCGCGGGCTGATGTTGAGGGTGCTGTGCTCGAAGATGGCGGGGATGAAGTCCCGGAGGACCGTCTCCGGCTCCATACCCGTCTCGGGCAGGCTCCCCGCGAAGGGCTCGGCCACCGCGCGCGGGCTGCTCGCATGGGTGACGCGTCTTCGCGGCAGTGAGGCGTAGAGGCTGAGCACCTGTTCGCTCGCCTGCGAGAGCAGGCGCCGGAAGCGCTCGGGCTCGAAGTCCAGGTTCATGAGACCTCCCGTGGCGAAGTGACTTCCATGAGGGCAAGCTATCGACGCGGTCCGGATGGCGACAGGGCCAGATTCCGGACGCTTCGTGGATACAGTTGTCCCTTTCCAGGAGGCACGCGGTGCGGAAGCCGGAGCTGCTGGCGGCGGAAATCGAGGCCCATATCTCCAGCGGGGTGATGAGGCCCGGAGAGCGCATCCACTCGGTGCGCGAATTGAGCCGCCTCAAGGGCGTGGGGCTCAACACGGCGGTGCGGGCGCACGAAATCCTCGAGGACCGGGGGCTCGTCGTCACCCGGCCGCAGTCCGGCACCTACGTGGTGGGGCCGCGACAGGACTCCGGCATCACGCCGCCGCGCCGCCGGCTGTCGGTGCCCCGGGAGGTCGATGTCCCCGGACTGGTGTCGCTCGTCTTCGAGTCCGCCCAGGCGAAGGACCTGGTGCCGCTCGGAGCCGCGTGCCTGACTCCGGACCTGTACCCGTGCGAGGCCATCAATCGCTTCACGCGCCAGGCCCTCCGCGAGGCACCGGAATTGGTGGGTGGCTACGCGCTGCCACCGGGGCAGTTCGAGTACCGCCGGCAGATATCCCGCCGGCTCGCGAAGCACGGCTGCTCCGTGGACCCGGCCGAGGTCGTCGCCACCAACGGCGCCATGGAGGCGCTCTCGCTGGCGCTGCGGGCGACGTGTGCGCCGGGAAGCGCGGTCCTCATCGAGTCGCCGCAGTACTTCGGCATCCTCCAGGCGCTCCAGCAGCAGGAGCTCCGCGTGGTGGAATTGCCAACGCATCCGCGCGACGGCGTGGACCTGGCCCAGGTGGAGGAGGCGCTCGAGAAGTTCGACATCGGTGCGGGGCTCTTCATCCCGAACTTCAGCAACCCGCTGGGAACGCTGATGGATGACGCACGGAAGGCGCAACTGGTCGACCTCTTCGCCCGGCATGACGTGCCGCTCATCGAGGACGACATCTATGCGGAGCTGTCACTCCAGGGCGGCCGGCCCAGGCCGCTCAAGGCCTTCGACCGGCGCGGTGGAGTGCTGACGTGCTCCTCTTTCTCGAAGACGGTCAGCCCGGGCCTCCGGGCCGGGTGGATGCTCCCGGGGCGCTACCTGGAGCGGGTGAAGGCGCTCCAGTGCAGCTCCAGCATGGGCGCCGGCTCGCTCTCACAGGCGGTGCTCGCGGGCTTCCTCGCGTCGAAGGAATACGAGCGGCACATGGCGAGCCTGCGCACTCACTTCTCGCTTCAGGTGGGGCGCGTCTCGAATGCCGTGCGGGAGTGCTTCCCCGAGGGCACCCGGTTGACGACGCCCCGAGGTGGCTTCGTCCTGTGGGTGGAGCTGCCCCGCGGGACGGACGCGGTGGAGTTGTCCCGGCGCGCGCTGGAGAGCGGCATCAGCATCTCCCCGGGCATCCTCTTCTCGGCGAGCAATCGCTATCGCAATCACTTGCGGCTCAACTGCGGCAACCGCTGGACGCCCTCCCTGGCGCGCGCGCTGGCGAAGCTGGGCGAGCTCGCGAAGGCGCTCGTTCCTGTCGTCCGAAGCGCGTGACACTCGCTGATTCGAGGTGACCTGGCGGGTCCGTCGTATGCGCCACATGGACCTTGCCTCGGGGGCGCGGTTGCGGTGGGGTGACGGGCCATGCCTCTCTACGCACTGGAAGACGTGTCTCCCGAGGTGATTCCCGGCGCCTACTGGATTGCTCCCACCGCCTCCGTCATCGGCCGGGTGCGCCTGGCTCGCGACGTGAGCGTGTGGTGGGGCGCGGTGCTGCGCGGGGACATGGACCTCATCGACGTGGGGGAGGGGACCAACATCCAGGACGGCTCCATCCTCCACACCGACGCGGGCATGCCCCTGGTGATTGGCGCGCACGTCACGGTGGGTCACCGGGCCATGCTCCACGGCTGCACCGTGGGGGACGGCAGCCTCATCGGCATCGGCGCCACCATCCTCAACGGCGCGCGCATCGGGAAGGGATGTCTCATCGGCGCCCACGCGCTCGTCACCGAGGGGACGGAGATTCCGGATGGCTCGCTCGTGCTCGGCGCTCCCGCGCGCGTCGTGAAACAGGTGAACGAGGGGCAGAAGCTCGTGCTCGAAGGTTCGGGCCCCCACTACGTGCACAA comes from Pyxidicoccus parkwaysis and encodes:
- a CDS encoding pyridoxal phosphate-dependent decarboxylase family protein, with the translated sequence MNLDFEPERFRRLLSQASEQVLSLYASLPRRRVTHASSPRAVAEPFAGSLPETGMEPETVLRDFIPAIFEHSTLNISPRFFAYIMSGGSQVGILADLLCAGLNVNSAKWHLASAAAEVERTTVRWLGEFIGYRSGAGGALVSGGSEANLYCLRVARDVQAPGVREHGLAGGRALTLYASTETHSCVTKSVEMLGLGSKHLRRVPVGADFRVDVARLEQEVRRDVEAGLTPFCIIGNAGTVNSGAVDDLVALADVAERHGLWFHVDGAYGAAAARVDGARELFRGLERADSVALDPHKWMQVPFEAGCALVRDWDSLRHAFTYSAAYLRARSDNEERWDWMGHTFQLSRAFRALKVWMQLQVYGSRKLQAVIADNLQLMRQLGDEVDAARDFERLAPVTLSILCFRYVPATGRTWDEASLDRLNARLLEECERRGQFFITGTSLGGRTVLRACLVNHRTTQAETRGLLAHLRALGEELVASWERVA
- a CDS encoding aminotransferase-like domain-containing protein, which translates into the protein MRKPELLAAEIEAHISSGVMRPGERIHSVRELSRLKGVGLNTAVRAHEILEDRGLVVTRPQSGTYVVGPRQDSGITPPRRRLSVPREVDVPGLVSLVFESAQAKDLVPLGAACLTPDLYPCEAINRFTRQALREAPELVGGYALPPGQFEYRRQISRRLAKHGCSVDPAEVVATNGAMEALSLALRATCAPGSAVLIESPQYFGILQALQQQELRVVELPTHPRDGVDLAQVEEALEKFDIGAGLFIPNFSNPLGTLMDDARKAQLVDLFARHDVPLIEDDIYAELSLQGGRPRPLKAFDRRGGVLTCSSFSKTVSPGLRAGWMLPGRYLERVKALQCSSSMGAGSLSQAVLAGFLASKEYERHMASLRTHFSLQVGRVSNAVRECFPEGTRLTTPRGGFVLWVELPRGTDAVELSRRALESGISISPGILFSASNRYRNHLRLNCGNRWTPSLARALAKLGELAKALVPVVRSA
- a CDS encoding gamma carbonic anhydrase family protein → MPLYALEDVSPEVIPGAYWIAPTASVIGRVRLARDVSVWWGAVLRGDMDLIDVGEGTNIQDGSILHTDAGMPLVIGAHVTVGHRAMLHGCTVGDGSLIGIGATILNGARIGKGCLIGAHALVTEGTEIPDGSLVLGAPARVVKQVNEGQKLVLEGSGPHYVHNADRYRKTLRHIGD